A window of Hydrogenophilus thermoluteolus genomic DNA:
CTGGGGCTGGTGGCTGCGCGTCCCCAGTTGCCGCCGGTGATCGGTGCCGTGGCGCCAGATAGTCCAGCGGCCGCCGCCGGCCTCCGCGCGGGGGACGAGATCGTTGCATTGGCGAACACCCCGATCACCGATTGGGATACGCTTGCCGAAACGGTACGGCGTCATCCAGGGGAAACCGTCGCGATCGAATGGCTCCGCGCGGGTCAGCGGATGCGCGCCCAGGTGACTTTGGAAGTGGTGCCAGAGCGGGATGGGCGCCGCTTTGGGCGTTTGGGGGTTCAGGCGCGTGCGCCCGATCGTGACGCGTTCGTCCGTCGCGTCGTCTATGCGCCAACGGAAGCGCTCCTCTATGGATGGGAACAAACGCTCGAGATGGCGGGGTTGACCCTCAAATTGATCGGTAAGATGCTCGTCGGCGAAGCGTCGGTGAAAAACCTCTCTGGGCCATTGACGATAGCGACCGTCGCGGGACAGAGCGCGGAACTGGGCTGGGCGCACTACCTCAGTTTTTTGGCGCTGGTCAGTGTGAGCCTGGGCGTGCTTAACCTCCTGCCGATTCCGATTCTCGACGGGGGGCATTTGCTGTATTATTCGATCGAGTGGTTGCGCGGGCGGCCATTGTCCGACACGGCGCAAATCCTCGGACAGCGCATCGGAATGGCGCTTTTGGTCTTTCTGATGGGGTTGGCGCTCCTCAATGATTTTTTACGTTGGTTGAGCTGATTTATGAGCAGGGTCTCTCTTTTGCTGCGTGCGCGATCGATCCAGCGTCATGCGCTTGTTGCGGGCGCGCTTGCGTGTTGGGCATTGCCCGGTTGGGCGCTGGAGCCGTTCGTCGTCCGCGATATCCGCGTCGAAGGGATTCAGCGTGTCGAGCCGGGTACCGTTTTCAGCTATTTGCCGGTCCGTATCGGTGATCGGATCACGCCCGAGTTGGCCGACGAAGCGGTGCGGCGCCTCTTCGAAACCGGTTTTTTCCGTAACGTCTCCGTCGAACGCGACGGCGACGTCCTGGTCGTCGTCGTCGATGAACGTCCCGCAATCGGTGAAATCCTTTTCAGCGGGATGAAAGAGTTCGAACCGGACCAGATCAAAAAAGCGCTGCGCGCCATTGGGATCGCTGAGGCACGTATCTACGATCCTGCGCTGGTACGGCAGGCGGAACAAGAGTTGAAACGCCAATATCTGGCGAAAGGGAAATACGCCGCGCAAGTGCGCGCGGAAGTGGTCCCGCTTCCCCGGAACCGCGTCGCACTGCGTTTCGAGATCAACGAAGGGGAAGTCGCAAAGATTCGCGAAATCAAGATCGTGGGTGCGCGCGCCTTTGCCGAAGACGATCTCCTCGATCAGTTCCAACTGACGACACCCGGGTGGTTCACCTGGTACACCAAGGCGGATCAATATTCGCGCGAAAAGCTTTCGCAGGATCTCGAAAACCTGCGCGCGTTCTATATGAACCAAGGGTATCTCGATTTTCGTATCGAATCGGCGAACGTCGCGATCTCACCCGACAAGCGCGACATCTTCATCACGATCGCGATCCACGAAGGCAAACCCTACCGGGTGAGCGGCGTCAAGCTCACGGGTGAATTCCCTGTGCCGGCGGAGGAATTGGTCGAGCGGGTGCAGCTCAAACCGGGTGACACCTATTCGCGGGAAAAACTGGAGCAGTCGATTCAGGGAATCACCGAGCGTTTGGGTGAGGAGGGGTATGCGTTCGCCAACGTCACGCCGGTTCCGCAAATCGACCGAGAAAAACAGACCGTGGCCTTTGCCCTTGCCGTTGACCCGGGACGGCGAATGTACGTGCGCCGCATCGAAATCGCTGGCAACAGCAAAACGCGCGATGAGGTGATTCGGCGTGAACTCCGGCAATTGGAAGGGGAATGGTACAACGTCGCGAAACTGAAGAAGTCGAAAGAGCGGGTGGAGCGGTTGGGCTATTTCGACGAGGTGCGCGTCGACACCCAGCCTGCGCCGGAGGTGAGCGACCAGCTCGACGTCAAGGTTCAGGTGAAGGAGCGCCCAACGGGGAACTTGATGATCGGTGCCGGTTTTTCGAGTGCGGAAAAATTGGTTCTCTCAGGTTCGATCTCGCAAGAAAATTTCCTGGGCACAGGCAAATCGGTGTCGCTCGGTCTTGATACCAGTAAAGCAAGCCGCACCTTTTCGCTCTCTTTTACCGATCCCTACTATACGATCGATGGGGTATCCGTCGGCTACGACCTCTATCATCGCACGTACGATCCCTCGAACGTGAGTTCGCTTTACGTTTCGAGCTACAAGACCAAATCGCTCGGCGCGGGGATACGGGTTGGCTGGCCGATTGCCGAAGAGGATCGCATCAACTTCGGCCTTTCGGTCGACCGCACCGAGATCGTCACCTACGACACGAGTCCGCAACGCTACATCGATTTTTGTACCCCCGGCTTGAGCGAATACGATTGTGGGGGGATTTTGACCCTTGCCGCTACCGCAGGTTGGGCACGCGATACGCGCGATTCCCGGTTATTGCCGACCAAGGGGATCTACCAGCGGCTGGTGGGCGAAATTGACCTCCCGCCGGGTGACGTCAAATTGTGGCGGATCACCGCGCAACACCAACACTGGTTCCCGGTGACCCGTAAAACCGCACTGATGCTCAACGCTGAGTTCAGTTACCAGAAAGCGTACGGCGGTAAAGCGGTACCGTTTTACCGCAACTTCTACGCCGGTGGCATTACCACCGTGCGCGGTTTTGCTGCTTCGTCGCTCGGGTTGAAAGACGAATACGGGGACGCGTACGGCGGGACGCGTCGCCTCATCCTCAACGCCGAATACTTCTTCCCGATGCCCGGGAGCGGCAGCGACCAATCGTTCCGTTGGTCGGTCTTCGTCGATTCGGGGTATGTCTGGGGTGAAGAAGAGAAGATGCGTTTGCAGGATTTGCGCGTGAGCGCTGGGGTTGGATTGACCTGGGTGTCGCCGATCGGTCCGTTGCGGTTCGCAGTAGCGGTACCGGTGCGGAAAGACATCAACGGGGTGCCGGACAAAACCGAGCGCTTCCAGTTCCAGTTGGGTGCGGTATTCTAAGATCTGTAGATGTATCACAACCACGAAAAAGGAGCATCATGAAACGTCGTTGGCAGCAAGCCGTAATGGCGGTGGCATTTTCGCTCGCGAGCCTTTCGGTGATGGCGCAAGCCAAAATCGGCTTCGTCAATTCGGAACGCCTGATCAAAGAGGCGGCGCCTGCGGTAGCAGCACAGAAGCGGCTCGAAAAAGAGTTCGAACCGCGCGACCGCGAGCTGAAGCGGATGGCGCAAGAGTTGCAGCAGCTACAACAGGAGCTCGACACCAAAGGCGCGTCGATGAGTGAGAACGAACGGCAACGCAAAGAACGGGCGTTTGCCGAGCTCAGTCGGGAATTCCAGCGCAAACAGCGCGAATTCCGCGAGGATCTCAACCAGCGCCGCAACGAAGAGTTGGTGCAGGTGCTTGATCTCGCGAACCAAGCGATCAAGCGCGTTGCGGAAAAGAAAGATCTCGATATCGTTTTCCAAGACGCGGTTTATGCCAACCCGCGGATCGATATCACGGATGACGTGATCAAAGCGCTGGAAAACGTCCGCTGAGCGAGACGGATGGCATTGACCGCAGCGGATTTGGCGACACGGCTCGGTGCCGTTCTCAACGGGGACGGTGCCGTAGCGGTGGAGCGAATCGCACCCCCTGACCGCGCCGATGCGCGGTCGTTGGCATTCATCGCCAACCCCCGTTACCTGGCGCAAGCGGCGACCACGCACGCGGCGATTCTGATCCTGCCCGAAGGGGTCGAAGCGCATGTTTCGCCGAACGTGCAAGCGGTGCTCTACTGTAGCGACCCATATCTGGCGTATGCCCGCGTCGCGCAGTGGCTCTATCCGTCACCGGAATTTCCGCCTCGAATCCACCCGACCGCCGTGGTGGAAGGGAAAGTGGCCGCAAGCGCCCATATCGGCCCGCAGGTTTATGTGGCCGCGGGCGCGGTGGTCGAAGACGATGTCGTGCTGGAAGCGGGCGTCAAAGTGGGAGCAGAAGCGACGATCGGTGCCGGAAGCTGGTTGGGTGCAAACGTCGTCGTCGGTGCACGGTGTCGACTGGGCGCACGGTGCCGAGTGCACCCCGGCGCGGTGATCGGTGCGGATGGTTTCGGTTT
This region includes:
- a CDS encoding OmpH family outer membrane protein — translated: MKRRWQQAVMAVAFSLASLSVMAQAKIGFVNSERLIKEAAPAVAAQKRLEKEFEPRDRELKRMAQELQQLQQELDTKGASMSENERQRKERAFAELSREFQRKQREFREDLNQRRNEELVQVLDLANQAIKRVAEKKDLDIVFQDAVYANPRIDITDDVIKALENVR
- the rseP gene encoding RIP metalloprotease RseP codes for the protein MSVLHTVVAFVLALGILIWFHELGHYGVARAFGVRVLRFSVGFGKPLLSWRDRRGTEWVVAGIPLGGYVKMLDSREAPVPESEKPYAFDSQPPLVRIAIVAAGPLANFVLAILFYAWVAVIGVEEPLAFVDPPEASLAASVGIPPRAQIVAVNQTPADTWPQVRWTVLQAIADGQDVVTLTLRDQAAATYEVVLPLSQVELDPDRGDPLHQLGLVAARPQLPPVIGAVAPDSPAAAAGLRAGDEIVALANTPITDWDTLAETVRRHPGETVAIEWLRAGQRMRAQVTLEVVPERDGRRFGRLGVQARAPDRDAFVRRVVYAPTEALLYGWEQTLEMAGLTLKLIGKMLVGEASVKNLSGPLTIATVAGQSAELGWAHYLSFLALVSVSLGVLNLLPIPILDGGHLLYYSIEWLRGRPLSDTAQILGQRIGMALLVFLMGLALLNDFLRWLS
- the lpxD gene encoding UDP-3-O-(3-hydroxymyristoyl)glucosamine N-acyltransferase, with the protein product MALTAADLATRLGAVLNGDGAVAVERIAPPDRADARSLAFIANPRYLAQAATTHAAILILPEGVEAHVSPNVQAVLYCSDPYLAYARVAQWLYPSPEFPPRIHPTAVVEGKVAASAHIGPQVYVAAGAVVEDDVVLEAGVKVGAEATIGAGSWLGANVVVGARCRLGARCRVHPGAVIGADGFGFAWDRTHARWEKIPQVGRVVIGDDVEIGANTTIDRGALEDTVIESGVKIDNLVQIAHNCRIGRATAIAGCAGLAGSTVVGARCRIGGQAGLAGHLSIGDDVTIGAATLVTSSLPDGGFYAGHLPALPYREWQKNAAWWKRLAEIGKWWQRNKDKR
- the bamA gene encoding outer membrane protein assembly factor BamA yields the protein MSRVSLLLRARSIQRHALVAGALACWALPGWALEPFVVRDIRVEGIQRVEPGTVFSYLPVRIGDRITPELADEAVRRLFETGFFRNVSVERDGDVLVVVVDERPAIGEILFSGMKEFEPDQIKKALRAIGIAEARIYDPALVRQAEQELKRQYLAKGKYAAQVRAEVVPLPRNRVALRFEINEGEVAKIREIKIVGARAFAEDDLLDQFQLTTPGWFTWYTKADQYSREKLSQDLENLRAFYMNQGYLDFRIESANVAISPDKRDIFITIAIHEGKPYRVSGVKLTGEFPVPAEELVERVQLKPGDTYSREKLEQSIQGITERLGEEGYAFANVTPVPQIDREKQTVAFALAVDPGRRMYVRRIEIAGNSKTRDEVIRRELRQLEGEWYNVAKLKKSKERVERLGYFDEVRVDTQPAPEVSDQLDVKVQVKERPTGNLMIGAGFSSAEKLVLSGSISQENFLGTGKSVSLGLDTSKASRTFSLSFTDPYYTIDGVSVGYDLYHRTYDPSNVSSLYVSSYKTKSLGAGIRVGWPIAEEDRINFGLSVDRTEIVTYDTSPQRYIDFCTPGLSEYDCGGILTLAATAGWARDTRDSRLLPTKGIYQRLVGEIDLPPGDVKLWRITAQHQHWFPVTRKTALMLNAEFSYQKAYGGKAVPFYRNFYAGGITTVRGFAASSLGLKDEYGDAYGGTRRLILNAEYFFPMPGSGSDQSFRWSVFVDSGYVWGEEEKMRLQDLRVSAGVGLTWVSPIGPLRFAVAVPVRKDINGVPDKTERFQFQLGAVF